A genomic region of Mycobacteriales bacterium contains the following coding sequences:
- a CDS encoding helix-turn-helix domain-containing protein → MPYQPLCLPFDDDAPVAPVLAVGRRATPADRSPTRAELRRLPPVIDLVTAARILGVGRTKAYELVRTGRWPTRVLRLDRRIRIPTAALLELLGEARPR, encoded by the coding sequence ATGCCTTACCAACCGCTGTGTCTGCCGTTCGATGACGACGCCCCCGTCGCGCCCGTTCTCGCCGTGGGCCGCAGGGCAACTCCGGCTGACCGGTCCCCCACTCGGGCGGAGTTGCGCCGGCTGCCGCCGGTCATTGACCTCGTCACCGCCGCCCGGATTCTCGGCGTCGGTCGCACGAAGGCGTACGAGCTGGTGCGGACGGGCCGGTGGCCGACGCGGGTGCTGCGGCTGGACCGGCGGATCCGGATTCCCACGGCCGCGCTGCTTGAGCTGCTGGGCGAGGCCAGACCCCGGTGA
- a CDS encoding CopG family transcriptional regulator: MGMRRFQILLDEELDDALERQAARESVSKAELLRRYARERLQRLPPVEDDPLWQLVGADDDPGDAGKPVDIDAVVYGDRH; the protein is encoded by the coding sequence ATGGGAATGCGACGGTTCCAGATCTTGCTCGACGAAGAGCTGGACGACGCCCTGGAGCGGCAGGCGGCCCGCGAGTCGGTGTCGAAGGCGGAGCTGCTTCGTCGCTACGCGCGGGAACGGCTGCAGCGGCTGCCGCCCGTGGAAGATGACCCGTTGTGGCAGTTGGTCGGCGCTGATGACGATCCCGGGGACGCCGGCAAGCCGGTCGACATCGACGCGGTCGTCTACGGGGACCGGCACTGA
- the sigH gene encoding RNA polymerase sporulation sigma factor SigH → MRRPRRDDASADASDEQLVALAREGDDEALGALLDRYRGFARSKARSYFLVGADREDVVQEGMIGLYKAIRDYNPDRQSTFRGFAELCVSRQIITAIKTATRQKHGPLNNYVSFHRPVLADDEGERCLADVLPSIQISDPAELVVSAERIRALQEHFDEALSDLEAEVLALYVDGKSYQEIAEMLQRHVKSIDNALQRIKRKLDAHLQARREAEAI, encoded by the coding sequence TTGCGACGCCCCCGGCGTGACGACGCCAGCGCGGATGCGTCCGACGAGCAGCTGGTCGCGCTGGCCCGGGAGGGCGACGACGAGGCCCTCGGTGCCCTGCTCGACCGCTACCGCGGTTTCGCCCGGTCGAAGGCTCGCTCCTACTTCCTCGTCGGCGCCGACCGCGAGGACGTCGTGCAGGAAGGCATGATCGGCCTCTACAAGGCCATCCGCGACTACAACCCCGACCGCCAGTCGACGTTCCGCGGCTTCGCCGAGCTCTGCGTGAGCCGCCAGATCATCACCGCGATCAAGACGGCGACGCGGCAGAAGCACGGGCCGCTCAACAACTACGTGTCCTTCCACCGCCCGGTGCTCGCCGACGACGAGGGCGAGCGCTGCCTGGCCGACGTGCTGCCGTCGATCCAGATCAGCGACCCGGCCGAGCTCGTCGTGTCGGCCGAGCGCATCCGCGCGCTGCAGGAGCACTTCGACGAGGCGCTGTCCGACCTCGAGGCGGAGGTGCTGGCGCTGTACGTCGACGGCAAGAGCTACCAGGAGATCGCCGAGATGCTGCAGCGGCACGTCAAGTCGATCGACAATGCGCTGCAGCGCATCAAGCGTAAGCTCGACGCGCACCTGCAGGCCCGCCGCGAGGCCGAAGCCATCTGA
- a CDS encoding site-specific integrase gives MTGSTYKRCGCTDARTGRRLDQRCPRLRNARHGSWFYVLELPPGPDGKRRQRRRGGFASQREAQEALDAARRQVLDGEPDADGLTVGRWLDEWIAGKRQLRANTARSYRGYITRYLKPHLGEVPLAQLRSGHVAAMFAAIEAANVDRRRPVGAASLQRIRATLRAALNAAIRERYVTVNVASFVELPRGDRPPVEVWTVDQLRRFLAASADDRLFAIYHLIAAVGLRRGEACGLPWADTDLETARLRVSQQLVSVGGHLSIGRPKSAYGSRVVALDTHTVTVLRKHQQRQQEEQELWGEGWSDSGLVFTREDGRPLDPAFVTRRFATLARAAGVPVIRLHALRHTSASVGLLAGESMKEISERLGHSSITITADTYTHVSPALAQESAERRAALLRAGDVTAGESLESLDAGTQKG, from the coding sequence ATGACCGGTTCGACGTACAAGCGCTGCGGCTGCACCGACGCGCGAACGGGCCGCCGGCTCGACCAGCGCTGCCCCCGGCTGCGCAACGCTCGACATGGATCCTGGTTCTACGTCCTGGAGTTGCCGCCCGGTCCAGACGGCAAGAGGCGGCAGCGACGACGCGGCGGCTTCGCCAGCCAGCGGGAGGCGCAGGAGGCGCTCGACGCTGCCCGGCGGCAGGTGCTCGACGGTGAGCCTGATGCCGACGGTCTCACGGTGGGCCGGTGGCTGGACGAGTGGATCGCCGGGAAGCGGCAACTGCGCGCCAACACGGCGCGCTCCTACCGCGGCTACATCACGCGGTACCTGAAGCCGCACCTGGGCGAGGTCCCGCTCGCGCAGCTACGCAGCGGTCACGTCGCGGCGATGTTCGCCGCGATCGAGGCGGCCAACGTCGACCGTCGCCGGCCGGTGGGTGCGGCCAGCCTGCAACGGATTCGGGCCACGCTGCGGGCGGCGTTGAATGCGGCCATCCGCGAGCGCTACGTCACCGTGAACGTCGCGTCGTTCGTGGAATTGCCCCGCGGCGACCGGCCGCCGGTCGAGGTCTGGACCGTCGACCAGTTGCGGCGCTTTCTCGCGGCGTCGGCTGACGACCGTCTGTTCGCCATCTACCACCTCATTGCTGCGGTCGGCCTGCGCCGGGGTGAGGCATGCGGCTTGCCGTGGGCCGACACGGATCTGGAGACCGCCAGACTGCGGGTGTCGCAGCAGCTCGTCAGTGTGGGCGGTCATCTCAGCATCGGCAGACCGAAGAGCGCCTACGGCTCTCGAGTGGTCGCGTTGGACACCCACACGGTGACCGTGCTCCGCAAGCATCAGCAACGGCAGCAGGAGGAGCAGGAGTTGTGGGGGGAGGGCTGGTCGGACAGCGGACTGGTGTTCACCCGCGAGGACGGCCGTCCGCTCGACCCGGCGTTCGTCACCCGCCGGTTCGCCACGTTGGCCCGCGCCGCCGGCGTTCCGGTGATCCGGCTGCATGCCCTTCGGCATACGTCGGCGAGCGTGGGCCTGCTCGCCGGGGAGTCGATGAAGGAGATCAGCGAGCGGCTCGGGCATAGCAGCATCACCATCACCGCTGACACCTACACCCACGTCAGTCCCGCGCTGGCGCAGGAGTCCGCCGAGCGCCGGGCGGCACTGCTACGTGCCGGCGACGTGACCGCTGGTGAGTCTCTCGAGAGCCTCGATGCGGGAACGCAGAAGGGGTAG
- a CDS encoding PIN domain-containing protein, whose protein sequence is MFVDTSFWFALRRRRDPNHERAVKLLAAHAADPLLTTNHVRGETWTLVNRREGHAAAVAVLDALARSPRLRVHHVDPRLEREALDWLRQRDDREFSFVDATSFATMRHFAVDTALAFDGDFSAAGFTELR, encoded by the coding sequence ATCTTCGTCGACACGTCCTTCTGGTTCGCCCTGCGCCGGCGCCGGGACCCGAACCATGAGCGCGCGGTGAAGCTCTTGGCCGCGCACGCGGCTGATCCGCTGCTCACCACCAACCACGTCCGTGGCGAGACCTGGACGCTGGTCAACCGACGAGAAGGACACGCCGCGGCGGTGGCCGTGCTGGACGCGCTTGCTCGGTCCCCACGCCTGCGCGTTCACCATGTCGACCCGCGCCTCGAGCGCGAGGCCCTCGACTGGCTACGGCAACGCGACGACCGGGAGTTCTCCTTCGTCGACGCGACCAGCTTCGCCACCATGCGGCACTTCGCGGTCGACACGGCGCTTGCCTTCGACGGTGATTTCAGTGCCGCTGGCTTTACGGAGCTTCGCTAG